The sequence GGGTGCGTCGTTGTCTTGTGTTATTATACATACACATGTATTTTTATTCAAGAACTGATTTTTGAACTTCGGATATGCACCCATTCGGGCGCAGGCTCATATCGTATCAATACATCACAACCCCACATGTGGGAGACGCGCACTCTGTCGTACAGAGAGAAAAGCGAGGTGGCAGCGGCACACGACGGCAGAGTCGCGATAACATAGATCGTCCCGGCTGCAGACGGGACACCGCTTTCCCTTTTCGTATAAAAAGGGACGGATGCGAGGGAAATGAAGCTCCCTGCACCCGTCCCTTTTTTGTCGTGCTGTACCGCTTACCAGAAAAAGCCGCCAACGAGCGGACCGATCGAACCCCAGACGCGCCAGAAGACAAACCCGATGAAAAACAGCACCAAAAATGTGATGATCCAGCCCATACCGCCAAAGCCGGCCGCAATGCCCGGCCAGTACCCCTGCGCCGCGCCGAACGGATAGGACTGTACTGTCCCTCCGGCGGCGCCAAAGGGAAAAGCGACTCTGCCTCTGGCATTGCGTGCGGCGTTTTGAGCGACGCGTCGTCCGACATCGTTACCGGCATTGATCTTGTATTTGCCTTTGCCTGCCATCCCGGTTCCTCCTTTGCCACCACGCTTCCCTTCAGTCTATGCCGGGAGGGATCATCGCGTATGGACGCCAGCCCGGTAGCTGTATTTTAACGTTATCTACGAAACATTGAGTAAAAATAATTGCGAACCTCGGGAGGAATCAATTTTACAGTTGGAGAATTTAGAATTACACAAACGTATACAACCTGCAGCGCTTGGCGGAGGTGAACAGGATGGACAAGGACGGTAGAAACCGCCTGCTGGAGCGGCTGGACGACGACCCGGACCTGCGTGTGGTGCAGAAGCAGCTTTCCGCACTTGAGGAAAAGATCAAAAGGGTCGTCTCCGAAGACGCATGGGATCTGGTGCTGGAATGGGAAGCCTTATGGGCGCACTATGTCACGCTTTGTCTGGAGAAACTGCAGCGGGCAACGGACAGCGACAACTCCTGAGCCTGGAGCAAGAGAACGGCCGTTTTACTGCGGCGGCGTTCTCTTTTTTATTAGTAGACAGACTTCTTCGAAGTTATTGCTGTGGTATAGTAAGAGGTAATTGCTTTAAGGAGGCACTTACTATTTTGCTGTCACGGTTTCATGCTCAACTCTTGATCCTTACGATTTCGCTCGGCGTGTTCGCCAGCGTCATGAGCACCTCGATGCTCGTGATCGCGTTCCCGGACATCGTGCGGGACTTCGGCATAACGGAGACGACACTGCAGTGGCGAAATCTGTTGTTTTATAGCTTGTTTGCAGTCGGCTTGCCTTTTTTCGGGATCTTGGCCGACCGCTTCGGGGCGCGGAAGCAGTTTTTGCTGGGGATGGCGCTGTTTTGTCTGGCGGCGATGATGAGCGGGCTGGTGCAGAACTGGACGGGCTGGCTGTTCTTCCAGTCCCTGCAGGCGGTCGCCGATTCGATGATCGTCGCCGCGCAGAGCCCGCTGATCCGCGCGGCCTTCCCGCAAGAGAAGATCGGATGGGCGTTCGGCTGGTTCGGAGCGGTGCTGTCGGCCGCCATGTTGACCGGACCGGCGCTGGGGGGACTGGTGATCGAGCACCTGCATTGGACGGCGATCTTCTGGGTGCTCGGCGCCTTCGGGCTGCTCGCGCTGATGCTGGCGGCGGCATTTTTGCCACAAATGATGCCGGGGGCGGAAGCGGCAGCCTGCAGGGAGCGCAAGATCCCCTGGCTGGGCCTTACGAGCATGCTGGCGCTGGTGCTGTGCGGATCGGTGTTGCTGCTGCACGGATTTGATGTGGCGCTCGGGCTGCTGACAGCCGTTGCCCTCGCGACACTGATCTGGAACGAGCGCCGCGCGGGCGGTGCCGCACTGTTTCCGCGGGAGATGGCGCGAAATACAGTCTTTCTTACGGCGGCTGTACGGGTGTTTCTGTTATTCCTCGGCGTCAACGCGATCGGCCTGTACGCCCCGACGTACTTGCGCAGCGTGCAGGGTTTGGGTGCCGACACGGTGGGCTTGATCCTGCTGACCCAGGCCCTGGTGGCGCTGCTGGCGGCAGGCAGCGCGGGCAAGCTGGCCGACCGCTGGCCGTATCGCTCGCTCGGTGTGGGGATCGGGGTGAGCGTGATCAGTTCGCTCTTGTTCTGGTTCGCCGATGCGGTGTCATTCGTGCCGTACTTCTTCCTGATCTTCTTCCTGATCGGCCTCGGCAGCCGCCTGACCATGCCCGCCCAGAACAAAATCGCCCTGCTCGCCGTCCCGCCCGCCGAGACCGGCAGCTACATGGGCGTGTTCCAAATGCTGCAGTTCGTCACCGGCGCTTTTGCGGCGACGCTGTTTGCCGGGATGAGTTTTCAGATGCTGATCGGGGTGGTGGTGTTCTGTCAGGTCGGGGCGATGCTTACGATTTTTTGGAAACCATCCCGACCGCTTAAACGTCCTACTCCCTAAAACGGGGAGCGGCACCTGAAAATGAAGATTATCTTCCTGCAGACCGCCGTCGCCCTGCTCCCCGGCGGTCTCTATGATCATTCGCTGCGTTTCAACCAGACTCGAACCGGCTTTTCCTCTGCTTCAATTTTATCGAGCACATAAGTTCGTCCTTTGATTCGAATCTCATCTCCCACCTTATACCCTTTTCGATCGGACGACTCCCCAATATACAATTGATCAAACGCTCCGCTCATTTTATCAGCTTCAACATTCCACTCCGTCCCATCCCAAGACTTTGAAGGCACTACAACACCCATTTGCTCAGGAAGTTCATATGAAACAGTACCGCAACCGGTCAGAAACAAGCCAAGGCACAAACAAGTCACTACCACTGCTGATCTCAAATTGACCCCTCCTTGTAATTGTTAATCTAAGTATGCACAATATAACGTTTTCCAGCAAACAGTAAATGCCCCCCATCCTTAGAATGAGGGGCATTTTCTACTTACTTTTTGCTTGAGGCACTTTCATTCCCAGGCAACACTTCTTTATGCAGGACAAAGCCATTGTCTACCGCTGGCACGACACCTGTAAATTCAGTATCTTTGCCGTTCATTTTGTACTTGCCTTTGAAAAAGTAGACTGGCTGCATAAACGGCTGTTCCTCGATCGGGCCCGCTTCTTCCCAATAAGTCAATTCGACTTGCTCAAGGATTGCGTCTGTCGCCCCCTCTTCAATCGTAATCATGCCCTTTTTCCCCTTCAATTCTTGAATTGCTTGGTCCATCGGCTTGAGCTTATACTTTTGGAAACCTTCATGAACTTTGTGATATTTTCTTACCGCTTCAATTTCGCCTTGATGCCCAACTTCAACTGTAATGCGGGATACACCTAAGACAGGCTTTCCATTCACGTGCTTGTACAAGTGCACCGTTTTACTCAATACGGAGCCCTTATCAGTTTCCGGATTAAGATTTCCCGCGATCTCTCGATTTTCAGTTACCCCCATAACTTGAAAATCATCCTGCAGCCAATTCAGCTGTTTTAAAAATGCGGTCGCATACTGAATCGCCTGTTCATCCGAAGGGATCTGTTTGGCTTGCCCGTCTATCAATTTTTGATCCATGTGCTCACGGTTCAGAAAAATAATTTTCCCACTGTTCTTTTCTACTTCCAAGAACTTGTTTCCATCTTCAACCCCCAAAGATTCTGCCTGTTCACGAACTTGCCCTTTCATCCCCAGCTTTGCAGCCATGCCGAGCACTTCATTTCTGGAAAAATTGATCTTTTTAAACTTAAAGACCTGAGCTTCCCCCGGAACGTTGTCTACCTTTGCCGTCACTTGAAAATCAATTTTGTCTGCCACCGTTTGGCCAGGACCTGGGATAAACAATTCCGGCAGTTTGGCTTGTTGCTCCCCTGAGGCGGTGAATGCTTTGTTATCTGCCGCCCCCACCTGCGAATAAATCACCCCGGCCCCCAACACTACAGACAGAGCAATGGCTGTAACCAGATTCTTTTTCATTGTCGTCCCTCCAGTTGATTACAAGTTTATGAATTACAACGCAATTGTCTTGTCCCACGTGCTAAACGAAGAAGCGCTTGTGCTCGAGTACACAGGAGCTGCAGCAGTTGAACTTGCATAGTTATCGCTGCCTTTAGTTGAATATCCCTTTACGCGTGCGATCACCGACCCAGTTGGATCGGAATCTCCATACGGCAGCTGTGGTTGATAGTAGGCAGCTGCATCGAAGAAAGAATCTTTAATGGTCCATCCGGCACCCATACGTGCAGCGTACCGTCCTCCCTCGGCCGAATCCAAGTACATGATGCTCGAGAATCCCATCATGAGATGCAAACCTTGAAACATGTTCCAAATCTTTGTTTCATACGCTGTATTGCCAAAATTACGCAAGAAATTGCACTGGTACATCGTGGCCCATCTCATCGAATCATCGCCCCAGCGGATCTCGTCCCATTGTGCATTTGAAGATTCCTGAGTTTCCGATGTATGGAATGTGGTGGAGGAATTCGCCGTGTAGAAATGGGAACCCGCGCCTTTGCCATTAGAAAACGCCCCCGCAGCAAGCCCGTGACCTCCAAAAGCAAAAAATTGCTTCGAGTCTGCGAATGAACTGGTCAAATCTAAGTCCCAAGCCAGATTATCCCGATACACCGTACCAGCAGAAGCCAAATTGTTCCCTACCATACCATCGTGGAGCTTTTGTACATACTCCCCGCCTGCACGGTCACCATAGGCACAACTCCCTGTACGGGTATACGCACTCTGACCAGAATACCCGTGTGTCCAGGCAGCAGACACCGTTTCAGTGAAAACGCTGCTTAAGATCGTCACCATTCCAAGCACGACAATGGACTTTTTCATTTTTAATACCTCCATTACATTGTTATAGAACCAGCGTGCATATATGGTAATATATAACACAAATTGTATCAACAGGAATATTATTCAATTTACAAAATGCACTTATCCTTTAGAAGATTACAAATAAAATCTCGATGACAGCATCCCATATGTCTAAGCTCCCCCATCTCTCATACAAAAAAGAAGGCTCCGGGCACCAGCCCAAAGCCTTCTTTTTCTTCACCAAACGAAAAATCGTCA comes from Tumebacillus sp. BK434 and encodes:
- a CDS encoding MFS transporter → MLSRFHAQLLILTISLGVFASVMSTSMLVIAFPDIVRDFGITETTLQWRNLLFYSLFAVGLPFFGILADRFGARKQFLLGMALFCLAAMMSGLVQNWTGWLFFQSLQAVADSMIVAAQSPLIRAAFPQEKIGWAFGWFGAVLSAAMLTGPALGGLVIEHLHWTAIFWVLGAFGLLALMLAAAFLPQMMPGAEAAACRERKIPWLGLTSMLALVLCGSVLLLHGFDVALGLLTAVALATLIWNERRAGGAALFPREMARNTVFLTAAVRVFLLFLGVNAIGLYAPTYLRSVQGLGADTVGLILLTQALVALLAAGSAGKLADRWPYRSLGVGIGVSVISSLLFWFADAVSFVPYFFLIFFLIGLGSRLTMPAQNKIALLAVPPAETGSYMGVFQMLQFVTGAFAATLFAGMSFQMLIGVVVFCQVGAMLTIFWKPSRPLKRPTP
- a CDS encoding DUF6345 domain-containing protein, encoding MKKSIVVLGMVTILSSVFTETVSAAWTHGYSGQSAYTRTGSCAYGDRAGGEYVQKLHDGMVGNNLASAGTVYRDNLAWDLDLTSSFADSKQFFAFGGHGLAAGAFSNGKGAGSHFYTANSSTTFHTSETQESSNAQWDEIRWGDDSMRWATMYQCNFLRNFGNTAYETKIWNMFQGLHLMMGFSSIMYLDSAEGGRYAARMGAGWTIKDSFFDAAAYYQPQLPYGDSDPTGSVIARVKGYSTKGSDNYASSTAAAPVYSSTSASSFSTWDKTIAL